AGATCGAACGCGGGCAGAATCGTCTCCGGATCCGTCGATGGCGTTTCGATCCGCGCCAGCCGTTCCAGAAACTCGACATACGTCTCTTTCCGAGCCTCGACGGCCGTCGTGACACGCTCGATCACATCAGGAGACAGTCCCGCGACGCTCGATTCCGCCGAAGACGACGGAAACAGATCGGGATCGGAGGATGAGACCACAGATTTTCGGTCGCTTTCGAAAACAATGGAGCGATGCATACAACATTTTATACGCAGCATGCTGTATCCATGTCCCCGCTCCCCCGGTCAGACCGTTGCATCCGTATGGATTTCGAACAGTCCATCCAGTTCGAGCACGCGCAGGATTTCAAAAAACAGATCTGGCGGATTTCGAACGGTAATCGGCGTTCCTTGAAGCTGAAGTCGATGCAGGTGCGCAATCCCCTCCGTGTCGGCAAACCGTACGTCGCGAAGATCAACGATCACGTGCTCCGTCGACTCAATCAACCGTTCGATGCAACGGGCTGAAAATAAGTTCAGGTCGCGGTTGAGTTCGATCGTAAGCGTACCAGACTCTCTTCTGTGTCGCATGCCAGTTCCCTCTGGATCAATGATTTCAGGGCGTGTGCAAGATCCGAATGGACGACGATGTGATCGAAGTCGAGATCAACCAGCGGCCGCTGCATCCGAAGATAATCGCGGCTGTGGTGGAAGCGCGGCATCAATCCGGCAAGCACGAAGCCGGCATCGCGGAGCTGGCGGATGAGGAAGGGCGTGTGCGGGTCCTCAATCGGGATGTCCACCAGCACGTTCAGCATATCTTGGTCCACGTCGTCGAGCGTCTGTTCGACCTGTTCGACCACGTCCGCCCCCGGCTCCTCGATGATGAGTTCCACGTGCCGGAATCGGTATGAGATGCGGGTGTCGATAACGGCTTCGCTGCCTGGCAGTGGCGTTGCAGGTTCCATGTCCGGCGCCTCAACGACGGCCCCCAGCGCCTCGTAGATTTCCTGTAGGATCGAAGCATATCTCATCGGAAAGAACGGGCGCACGACGTCGTATGGCTCCAGCGGACGGAGTTCGATCACGACAGAAATTGGTTGTGGGTAGTCGCCGACCAGGCCGTGAAACCGCTGTGTGGGAAAGAAGCCGAGTAGCAATGCCGTGGACTCCATGCCGAAGTGCTGGTTCACACGCTGGCTAATATCGTGCACGGTCACCGCCTCCCCGAAAACGGCCGACATATCGTGAGCCCGAGCCTCGTCGATTAGCATCTCGAGCATCTTCGTCATGAGACCACGACGGCGATGATCGACGTCTACGACGGCCTCTCCTACTTCCCCAATGTCTGAATCGGGCATACGAAGCACTGCAAACATGCCTACGGCGCGCCCGGACGGTGTTCGCGCAATCACGCCAAACTTTTCGTCCTGCACGAGCGCCCGGCGGATCTTCTCCGGATAGTAGAGCTCTTCCTTCGCATACGTGTACCCGTACGTCCGGTAAATGAGCTTCGCCACGTCCCCGGCATCGTCAGGTTGAATCGGTTGCAGGCTGTAGTCGCCCGTGAAGACCTCAGCAGGTGCAGGCTGCGGATCGTGCCGCATCAGCTCCGACACGTGCGTCGCTTCGATTTCCTGAACGAGGCGGAATTCTTTCCCTTTCCTCCCCCTGTTGAGAAAGGCAAAGTCGTCGACGAAATGGCGCATTACGGCGAACCCGGCCCCGTCGAAACGTCCTTCCTTCCGTGCTCGCTCCGGGTCGTAGACGTACCGCGATGGATCGAACGGTTCCCCCTGCTCCGTGATGATGACCTCCACCGTCGAGATATCGCGCCGAAACGTGATATCAAAGCTCGCCTCCTTTCGCGGAAAAGCGAACCGAACGACATCGGTCACAACCTCCGTAACCGCTAGAGCAAGTGCGAGAGCCCGTTCATCGGACAACCCCGCATTCATCCCCCATTTTCGAGCAAAGTCGGCCGTTGGGCCGATCACACTCAGATGATTTTGAAGCCGAAGATGCAAGTCCATGATGTCCCTCTCCCCCCATACCAGAACGACCATCCATTTACACAATCTTAACCCTCAAAAAGGACAGCTCGTGTCCGGTATTCCCCTTCCACGCGTGTGGGGAAGGACCTTCAAGACGAGGTCAGGAGGCGGCAAGATCTGACGTGGTTGGTTTTTCTACGCCACAGGTCCAGGCAAGGTAGGCCATGAAACCGGCTCCGATACGGAGCGCTTCTTCGTCGATATCGAATTTCGGCGTGTGCAGACCGTGCGTGATTCCCCGCTCGGGATTGCCGACACCGAGGGTGAAGAAGGCCCCCGGGCGCTTCTGTAGGAAGTATGCAAAGTCTTCCCCGGCGTACCACGGATTGAGATCGAGCGTCTGGTCTGCACCTGTAAATTCCAGCGAGGCATCGCGAACAAGCGCGGCTGCCTCAGAATCGTTGATGAGTGCCGGATAACCAACCTTCAGATCCACCTCGGCCGTCGCACCGTGCGCTTCGGCCGTGCGATGGATCAGGCGTTCGATCAGTTTATGAGCCTCGGCGCGCCACTCTTCGTCCATCGCGCGGAAGGTGCCAGCCAGACGAGCCGTTTCCGGAATCACGTTTGTCGCGCCATCCGCAATCAGGCGTCCGATGGTGAGGATACTGGCCACACCCGGCGGCGCGTGTCGGCTCACGATGGACTGGAGTCCGACCACAATCTGACTCGCTACGTACGTCGCGTCGGCCGAGAGTTCGTGCGGGGCGGCCGCATGCCCGCCTTCACCACGAACCGTGATATGCACCTCGTCTGCAGAGGCCATGAACGGCCCCGAACGGATGCCGACCGTGCCGACAGGAAGATCCGGACGAACATGCTGTCCAAAGACGTAGTCGACCCCATCCTCCGATCGGTCACCGGACGCGCCATCACCGGCACTGCCGAAGGACTCGAGAACGCCTTCCTCGATCATAAACTTGGCGCCGCCGGGGATTACCTCTTCACTGGGCTGGAAGCAGAACCGAATCTGCCCGTGGATCTCGTCTCGGATGCGCGAGAGGATCGTTGCAGCTCCAAGAAGAGAGGCCGTGTGGGCATCGTGGCCGCACGCGTGCATTTGGCCCTCGTGATTGGACGCGAAGTTGAGCCCCGTCGCCTCATGGATCGGCAGGGCATCCATATCGGCCCGCAGCAAAATGGTCGGCCCGGGATGTGCGCCGCGGAGCGTTCCCACGACACCTGTGCCGTAGATGCCAGTGCGGACGTCGAGATCGAGCCGCCGGAGCGTATCGGCGACCAGGGACGCAGTCTGGTGCTCTTCCCGTGCGAGCTCCGGGTTCTGGTGAATCTGACGTCTCCACGCGACAACGTCGGGAAAAACCTCATCAGCCAGCGAATGAATGCGCTGCTTCATGGTGCGTTCGATCTGATTCCCAGAAACTACCCTTCGGGTTCCCGCCGAGTCCGTCTGTCGCCCCGCCCACGACGTGCCTCTAAACGAGACGCGTCCGTTTGTCGAGATACGCCTTGAGCGCCGTGTCGTACGGCTGGTTCGTGTCCAGTTCGACGAAATCGATGTCGTGCTCAAGACAGCGGCGGCGAAACGTCTCGGAGAAATGCGTGACGGCTTCTTCGTAGTGGTCGCGGAGCTGTGCAGGCTGAAGTGTCACCTCTTCGCCTGTCTCCATATCGCGAAATAGCATCGGGCGATCGGGAAAGCGGAAGCGGCGCTCCGTATCCCCCTCCAAAACGTGAAAGACGATCACCTCATGCTGCCGATGGCGGAGATGACGAAGCGCCCGGAGCAGATCGTCATGCTTCGCGACATTCTCGAACAGGTCGGTAATGACTACGACAAGCGACCGCCGGCTGATGCGCTCCGCAACTTCGTCCAGGGCGGAAGCCGCACTCGTTCGGGTGCCGCTGGCCTCCGACGACGCGATGCGATCCAACTCGATGAGAAGTGGACGCAAATACCCCGGCGTGGCCTTCGGTCGCCGCATCGTATGTACGGACTCGTCGAAGGCAATAAGTCCGGTGGCATCGCGCTGCTTGAGCATCAGGTTGTGCAACGCGGCCGAAAGATAGGCACCATAGACCAGCTTGCTGACCGCGCCTTCTCCCTGGTAATGCATCGATGGAGAGGTGTCAAGGACGACGTAGTGACGCAGGTTCGTTTCCTCCTCGTACCGCTTGATGTAGTACCGATCGGTCTTCGCGTACACCTTCCAGTCGACGTGGCGAAGTTCGTCTCCGGGGTTGTACGGCCTATGCTCGGCAAACTCGACCGAAAACCCGTGGTACGGGCTGCGATGGAGACCGGTAATAAACCCCTCGACGATCAGACGTGCCCGCAATTCCATGTTGCCGAGTTGAGCAACGGCCGCGGGGTCGAGATATCGAAGGGCGTCAGGGGCGTCGGCCATGAGGATCGGGCAGCGCGAAAGCGGGCTCAGAAAAAGGGAATTGATGCACGCCTCCTCTCGAACAGCGTTCCCTTCACGCCCTCATCCCCGTGATGACCTGTCGTCCCACGGCGTTTGACAAACTGACATCAACAACTCGTCCTAAACTTGTATCTTTCACAGATTCGAATTGAATATATCCATTTCTCAAGGATCTTCTTACGACTGTGTGATACGCACGACCAATATACTGATCTGCATATGGAGTAACTCCATTGCTCGGAATCGTATCAGAGAGAACGATCGAATTCATGGCGCACGGTCTAGCCTCACCGCGATCATGATCCCCTGCCCCCTCTGATCCGACATGATACTTTATCCCCAACTCACGCTCATCTGACCCAATGTCCCCACCATGTTCGACGCTTCTACCCAAATCGATCGTCTGCTCGGTCCGACACCGGAGGATTCGCAGGAGGAATTCCGGGCCTTTCTCCGACGCGTCGTCGCAGAGCAGTTCGACGGGAACGTGTCGAAGATGACAACGGCACTCGCCGAGGTTGGTGACCTGTCGGCGGAAAGTAAGCAAGCCAACCTTCGGCGCAAACTGAGCCGGTTTCTGAGTTACAGCGTTCGGAAGATCGATTCCGAACTCATCATGTGGACGTGGACGTATCTCTTCGACAAACTCGGCCTGCAGGCGT
The nucleotide sequence above comes from Longibacter salinarum. Encoded proteins:
- a CDS encoding STAS domain-containing protein — translated: MIESTEHVIVDLRDVRFADTEGIAHLHRLQLQGTPITVRNPPDLFFEILRVLELDGLFEIHTDATV
- a CDS encoding GNAT family N-acetyltransferase codes for the protein MVVLVWGERDIMDLHLRLQNHLSVIGPTADFARKWGMNAGLSDERALALALAVTEVVTDVVRFAFPRKEASFDITFRRDISTVEVIITEQGEPFDPSRYVYDPERARKEGRFDGAGFAVMRHFVDDFAFLNRGRKGKEFRLVQEIEATHVSELMRHDPQPAPAEVFTGDYSLQPIQPDDAGDVAKLIYRTYGYTYAKEELYYPEKIRRALVQDEKFGVIARTPSGRAVGMFAVLRMPDSDIGEVGEAVVDVDHRRRGLMTKMLEMLIDEARAHDMSAVFGEAVTVHDISQRVNQHFGMESTALLLGFFPTQRFHGLVGDYPQPISVVIELRPLEPYDVVRPFFPMRYASILQEIYEALGAVVEAPDMEPATPLPGSEAVIDTRISYRFRHVELIIEEPGADVVEQVEQTLDDVDQDMLNVLVDIPIEDPHTPFLIRQLRDAGFVLAGLMPRFHHSRDYLRMQRPLVDLDFDHIVVHSDLAHALKSLIQRELACDTEESLVRLRSNSTAT
- a CDS encoding M20 metallopeptidase family protein — translated: MKQRIHSLADEVFPDVVAWRRQIHQNPELAREEHQTASLVADTLRRLDLDVRTGIYGTGVVGTLRGAHPGPTILLRADMDALPIHEATGLNFASNHEGQMHACGHDAHTASLLGAATILSRIRDEIHGQIRFCFQPSEEVIPGGAKFMIEEGVLESFGSAGDGASGDRSEDGVDYVFGQHVRPDLPVGTVGIRSGPFMASADEVHITVRGEGGHAAAPHELSADATYVASQIVVGLQSIVSRHAPPGVASILTIGRLIADGATNVIPETARLAGTFRAMDEEWRAEAHKLIERLIHRTAEAHGATAEVDLKVGYPALINDSEAAALVRDASLEFTGADQTLDLNPWYAGEDFAYFLQKRPGAFFTLGVGNPERGITHGLHTPKFDIDEEALRIGAGFMAYLAWTCGVEKPTTSDLAAS
- a CDS encoding DUF58 domain-containing protein, with product MADAPDALRYLDPAAVAQLGNMELRARLIVEGFITGLHRSPYHGFSVEFAEHRPYNPGDELRHVDWKVYAKTDRYYIKRYEEETNLRHYVVLDTSPSMHYQGEGAVSKLVYGAYLSAALHNLMLKQRDATGLIAFDESVHTMRRPKATPGYLRPLLIELDRIASSEASGTRTSAASALDEVAERISRRSLVVVITDLFENVAKHDDLLRALRHLRHRQHEVIVFHVLEGDTERRFRFPDRPMLFRDMETGEEVTLQPAQLRDHYEEAVTHFSETFRRRCLEHDIDFVELDTNQPYDTALKAYLDKRTRLV